Proteins found in one Salvelinus alpinus chromosome 11, SLU_Salpinus.1, whole genome shotgun sequence genomic segment:
- the LOC139534281 gene encoding ras-related protein Rab-38-like translates to MTRASTFQAVLKWKGDLDSKVALRNGRPVPAVLLGNKCDQLSMGLCSKLPKLENFTRDHGFVGWYETSAKDNTNIDAAIMCLVASIMAVEEERPPAGDPGDPSVLVLPRFDYNRTGMAGLPGCDGCKKRPLPGRMEMGDI, encoded by the exons ATGACGCGGGCCTCTACCTTCCAGGCTGTCCTCAAGTGGAAGGGAGACCTCGACTCCAAG GTTGCTCTGCGTAACGGGAGGCCAGTTCCGGCCGTCTTATTGGGTAATAAATGTGACCAGCTGAGTATGGGTCTCTGTTCCAAACTGCCCAAACTGGAGAACTTCACTAGAGACCACGGCTTTGTAGGGTGGTACGAGACCTCCGCcaag GACAACACCAACATCGACGCGGCCATCATGTGTTTGGTAGCGAGCATCATGGCTGTAGAAGAGGAGAGGCCGCCAGCTGGAGATCCTGGAGACCCTAGTGTCCTGGTCTTACCACGCTTTGACTACAATAGGACAGGGATGGCTGGACTGCCTGGGTGCGATGGGTGTAAAAAGCGACCTCTGCCTGGCCGAATGGAGATGGGGGATATTTGA
- the LOC139534280 gene encoding ras-related protein Rab-39B-like, with amino-acid sequence MEAIWLYQFRLIVIGDSTVGKSCLIRRFTEGRFAQVSDPTVGVDFFSRLVEIEPGKRIKLQIWDTAGQERFRSITRAYYRNSVGGLLLFDITNRRSFQNVHDWLEEARSHVQPHSIVFLLVGHKCDLEPQRQVTRQEAEKLAGAYGMRYVETSARDAINVEHAFTELTRDIFQLVRGGDITIQEGWEGVKSGFVPNVVHSSEEVTKSDRRCFC; translated from the exons ATGGAGGCGATATGGTTGTACCAGTTCAGACTCATCGTCATTGGGGACTCGACGGTGGGGAAATCGTGCCTGATCCGGCGGTTCACGGAGGGAAGGTTTGCCCAGGTGAGTGACCCGACGGTCGGCGTGGATTTCTTCTCTCGCCTGGTGGAGATCGAGCCGGGGAAACGCATCAAGCTACAGATCTGGGATACTGCGGGACAGGAGCGCTTCAG gTCCATCACCAGAGCCTACTATCGTAACTCGGTGGGCGGGCTCCTCCTGTTTGACATCACAAACCGCCGTTCCTTCCAGAATGTTCATGATTGGCTAGAGGAGGCCCGGAGCCACGTCCAACCACACAGCATTGTGTTCCTATTGGTCGGCCACAAGTGTGACCTGGAACCTCAGCGCCAG GTAACTCGTCAGGAGGCTGAGAAACTCGCCGGCGCCTACGGGATGCGTTACGTAGAAACTTCGGCCCGCGACGCCATAAACGTGGAGCACGCCTTCACGGAGCTGACCAGGGACATCTTTCAGCTG GTGAGGGGCGGTGACATCACTATCCAGGAGGGCTGGGAGGGGGTGAAGAGCGGCTTCGTTCCCAACGTGGTCCACTCCTCCGAGGAGGTCACCAAGAGCGACCGACGCTGCTTCTGCTGA